In the bacterium genome, one interval contains:
- a CDS encoding cell wall protein, with amino-acid sequence GTPGQLQRNRMRTQAHPDSDAETHTEAHGRTDAETHTDSDADSDAETHTEAHGRTDAETHTDSDADSDAETHTEAHGRTDAETHTDSDADSDAETHTEAHGRTDAETHTDSDADSDAETHTE; translated from the coding sequence CGGGACTCCCGGTCAACTCCAGCGGAACAGGATGCGGACCCAAGCCCACCCCGACTCCGACGCCGAAACCCACACCGAGGCCCACGGCCGAACCGACGCCGAAACCCACACCGACTCCGACGCCGACTCCGACGCCGAAACCCACACCGAGGCCCACGGCCGAACCGACGCCGAAACCCACACCGACTCCGACGCCGACTCCGACGCCGAAACCCACACCGAGGCCCACGGCCGAACCGACGCCGAAACCCACACCGACTCCGACGCCGACTCCGACGCCGAAACCCACACCGAGGCCCACGGCCGAACCGACGCCGAAACCCACACCGACTCCGACGCCGACTCCGACGCCGAGACCCACACCGAATGA